The genomic region AGAAAGAATGGTCTGTCGGCGAGTCGAACGGCGTTGTTGATTCATGGCTTCACCCCTCCCGAGGGCGTTGATGCATAGGGTTTCAAAAGCTGTAAACGATTACATCCAAACTCAAAAAAAGGGGCCTGCGGATCTGTTCATGGGCCTCCATCGGAAACGGTCGCCGGGCGGACAATGCCGGCGGAACGGGTGGATTCGCGCACGATCAATTCCGGCACCAGCGGAGCGAGCCGCTCCGCGCTCACGGCTTCGTCGTTCTGCAGATCGAGCAACAGACGCATCGCATGCGCTCCCAACTCGGGAATATTCACGCGCATGGTGGTCAGCGAAGGCGCCACGTAGCGCGCGATCGGAATATCGTCGAAACCGGCCAACGCGATCTGGTCCGGCACGCGCGTACCGCCCTGGTTCAGCGCGAACAGGCAACCGAGCGCCATCATGTCGTTGGCGGCGAAGACCGCATCCGGGCGATCGCTGCCTTCCAGCAGCATCTGCCCGGCACGATGTCCGGAGGCCTCGCTGAAATCGCCCGGCAGCACCCACGGCGTGGCGGTGGCGTCGGCGGCGAGCAGCGCGTCGCGATAACCGCGCAGGCGCTCGAAGGCGTCGAAGTTGTTCGGCGGACCGGCGATGAACGCGATCCGCCGATGCCCGGCCGCCAGCAGATGCTCCATCATCGTCCGCGCGCCGCCGTAATTGTCGATGCCGAACGCGACGTGCTGGGATTCTGTCGGCTGGGAATTGATCAGCACCGCCGGCAGTGCCGCCAGATTCTCGCTGAGGAAATCGATGTTGCCCGCGTGCGGCGACATCACCAGCAGGCCGTCGACCCGGCCGCGCATCGCGCGCAGCGCAGAGGCCTGTTCTTCGGGATGGCCGTGGTAGCTCGACACCAGCAGATGCAGGCCGCATTCGCGGGCGACGTGATCGATGCCGCGTATCAATTCGGAGAAGAATTCGCCGTACAGATCGGGCAGGACCACACCGATGGTGTGGGTACGGCGGCTGCTGAGACTGCGCGCGGCGTGATGCGGGCTGTAGCGGAGTTCGTGGGCGACCGCGAGCACGCGGCTGCGAACCGCTTCGGCAACGTTGTCGTGACCATTGAGCGCACGCGAAACGGTGGCCACCGAGACCTTCGCCACACGTGCCACGTCTTTGATCGTCACACTCAATGCCATCACCTCGGAGCCATCACCTTGAATCAGGCGGGGGAACGGATCGCGCCGGGGCAATGTAACCGTTTTCACAAAACGATGTAAAGGTTTTGTGACGAATCCTGCCCCGAATTGAAAATACCTCCCAACTCATTGATATTCAATTGAATTATTGCGCTATCGAGAACCACTTCAGCGGTCAGGATCATGCTGCAAAGCAGCAAACACGTTGCTCATGTGTTGGCCTGGATCGACAGCGCGTGAATGTCCGTCCGCATCAGGTCGTCCAGTGCTGCGTACACCGCCCGATGCCGGGCGACCGGCGTCATCCCTGCGAAGACCGCGCTGACCACGCGCACCCGGTAGTGACCACGGCCATCCTTGGCGCCCTCGTGACCGGCGTGACGGTCACTGTCGTCGATGACCTCCAATTCGGCCGGCGCGAACGCGGCCTGCAGCCGGCTGCGGATCGCCTCGACTCGTTGTTCCCGAGGCAATTGCCCGGCGACCATGTTCATGGCAACACCGCCCGGAAGGGCCGGACTTCGACACGGGCATAAACGCCGGCATCGACGTAAGGATCGGCATCGGCCCATGCACGGGCGGCGACGAGCGATTCGAATTCGGCGATCACGATACTGCCGCTGAACCCGGCCGGACCCGGGTCTTCGGCGTCGATCGCCGGGCAAGGACCGGCCAAGAGCAGACGGCCGGCGTCTTTCAATGCGATCAGGCGCGCCAGGTGAGCTGGGCGGGCTTGCATCCGTTGGTCCAGCGATTGCGGGGCGTCGTAGCCCTCGATGGCATACCACATACTGTTGATGTCTCCCTCGTCCGGATCGGTCTTGCTGCAGCCGGCACAAGGATAGTGGATCGCCACCGGCCCTGCCCCTGCGCCGCGCTCGGCTGGACAGCAGCGCCCCCAGCCCTTACTCTTGGCTCCGCATCGTTTCGAGGCCGGCTGCGGCGACCCGTCGAATACGCGCAGGATCTGCAGAGACAGCATCCGCGTTCGACCCGCCGCCCCACCCGGCCCTGACCAAGGACTCTCCACTCGCATCATCCGGCCGTCGGCATGGGATGGATTCGAAGGCGTAGTCGTTTGCCTTGGGTTGACCTCGCATGCTTCGCCTCGCATGGTCCACGCCCGTCAGAACGGGCCACGCGTGTTCAATCGTTCCATCCGAGCCGTTGCTCACCCGGCCCGCGGTCCGCCGCTCCCCTGGGTACCTCCGGCGACGTGACGCCCGGATCGGTCCACAGAGACCGGCCGGGGCACGCCACCCTCCGACCGCCGTAACCCGCCGTCGACTGCCTACGCTGCCCCGAATGCCCACGTTGTCATGACCCTGTCGTTGCATGAGCACTGAAACCGCGCCCGACGCGACCGTTCCGGTCGATACGGTCGTCGCGTCCGCGTCGCCGGAGGCTCTGCAGCCGCATGCGTCGCAACCGCACGCTCCGCAACAGCATGAGATGCGCCTCGCGACCGTGCTGGGGCAGCCGGTGCTGCAGATCCCGCAGGACCTGTACATTCCACCGGACGCGCTGGAAGTCATCCTCGAAGCCTTCGAAGGGCCCCTCGACCTCCTCCTCTATCTGATCCGCCGCCAGAACCTCGACATCCTCGATATTCCGGTCGCCGAGATCACCAAACAGTACGTCGAATACATCGGCGTGATGCGCGAGATGCGCTTCGAACTGGCCGCCGAATACCTGGTCATGGCCGCGATCCTGGCCGAGATCAAATCGCGGATGCTGCTGCCCCGCCCGCCCAGCGACGAGGGCGACGAGCACGACCCCCGCGCCGACCTGGTCCGCCGGCTGCAGGATTACGAACGCTTCAAACAGGCTGCCGAAGACATCGACGCCCTGCCGCGGATGGAACGCGACACTTCACCGGCGGTTGCTTTCCTTCCCGAACGCGCCAGCGTCAAACTGCCGCCGCCGGTACAACTGAAGGAAATGCTGCTGGCGCTGCACGATGTGCTCAAGCGCGCCGAGCTGTTCACCGGGCATTCGATCAAACGCGAGGCGCTGAGCGTGCGCCAGCGCATGACCGATGTGCTGACCCGCCTCGGCGACGGCAGCTTCCACCGCTTCGAGTCGCTGTTCGAGCCGCGCGAAGGCAAACTCGGCGTGGTGGTGACCTTCCTCTCGATCCTCGAACTGGCGAAGGAACAACTGCTCGATATCGTCCAGGAAGGGCCTCTCGCGCCGATCTACCTGAAGTCGCTGGCAGTGGGCACAGGCAGCGACGCGCTCGTTGCGGAGCTCAGCAGCGAGTTCGACGACGACAGCATCGAAGCCGCAACGCAGCCTCCAGCCGCGAACGACGACGTATCCGCATGACCCGCACCCGACGCCGTCCGTCCTGCCCGCATCATCGGCATTGACGACGAACCGACCGACCACGACCCGGTACCCATGGATCAATCCTTCATCACCCGCATCGTCGAAGCTGCCCTGCTCGCGGCCAACCAGCCGCTGACCATCGTGCAACTGCGCGGCCTGTTCACCCTCGACGAGCCCGCGCCGGAAGGCAGCATCGAACAGGCGCTGATCGATCTGCGCGCCGCCTGCGAAGGCCGCGGCATCGAACTGGCGGAAACCGCCTCCGGCTACCGCTTCCAGGTACAGGCCGATGTCCATGCCTGGGTCGCGCGGCTGTGGACCGAGCGCCAGACCAAGTACACCCGCGCCACCCTGGAAACGCTGGCGATCATCGCCTACCGCCAGCCGATCACCCGCGGCGAGATCGAACAGGTCCGCGGCGTGGCGGTGAGCAGCAACATCATCAAGGCGCTGGAAGAGCGCGAGTGGATCCGGGTCATCGGCCATCGCGATGTCCCCGGCCGTCCGGAACTGCTGGGCACCACCCGTGGCTTCCTCGACTACTTCGGCCTGAAGAGCCTCGACCAGCTGCCGCCGCTGTCGGAACTGAAGGATTTCGGCGAACTCGACCCGCAGCTGTCGTTCGTCGACCCGGATGCACCGAAGCCCGCACCCATCGTCGCGGGCATCGGCGATGACGCCGGACCCGACGATGCGGGCGACGAAGACGACGCCAATTCGGACAGCATCGATTCGCACAGTACCGAAGACAACAACGAACACCGCAACGATCAAGACACCCCCGATGACGGCAATGAAACCGGCATCGCCCACGAAGCCCCCAACGACGACGCCATCCCGGCGTCCGACGACACCCACACCGCCCTCGTCGACGACGACGACAGCACCGGAGCCTGACATGACAGAAAAACGCCCCTCGACCCTCTCGCTCAAACGCGAGAAGGACGCCCCCGCCGAAGCCCCGCGCCTCGAAGAACGCCTGCACAAGGTCCTGGCCCAGGCCGGACTGGGCTCGCGCCGCGCGCTGGAACAGCGCATCGCCGAAGGCATGGTCAAGGTCAACGGCGAAGTCGCCCAGACCGGCATGAGCGTCAAGGGCGGCGACCGCATCGAGATCGACGGCAAGACCTTCGTCGCCAGCGCGCTGACCGAACCGGCGCGCGTGCTGATGTACAACAAGCCCGAAGGCGAAGTCACCACCCGCGAAGATCCCGAAGGCCGTCCGACCATCTTCGAAGCGCTGCCGGTGCTCAAGGGCGCGCGCTGGATCGCGATCGGCCGCCTCGACATCAACACCACCGGCCTGCTGCTGCTCACCACCGACGGCGAACTGGCCAACGCGATGATGCATCCGTCGTTCGAGATCGAACGCGAATACGTCTGCCGCGTGCGCGCCCCCGAAGGCGAAGACACCGTTTCCGACAAGCTCGTCGACCGCCTGCGTCGCGGCGTGGCGCTGGAAGACGGCCCGGCGAAATTCGACAAGATCGAACGCATCGGCGGTACCGATTCCAACGAATGGTTCCAGGTCAGCCTCAGCGAAGGCCGCAACCGCGAAGTGCGCCGGCTGTGGGAATCGCAGGGTTGCCAGGTCAGCCGATTGAAGCGGGTGCGCTACGGCGATGTCTCGCTGCCGCAGCAGTTGCTGCGCAGCCAGAGCCAGGAACTGGCGGCAGCCCAGGTCGACAGCCTGCGCAAGAAACTCAATCTGGAAGAAGGCCCGCCGCCGGCACTCACGCTGCAACCGGTGATCGGCCAGCGCAAGGCCGCGAAGTCGACCGTGCACGTCGGTCGCGAAGGTCGCAGCAGCCAGGCCTATGTCAACGGTCACAACACCGCCGATGAGGGCCGCGAACTGCGTCGCTTCGACAATGTGCGTGAAGATCGCGGCCGTTTCGGCAACAAGAAGAAGCGCGGCGATCTGACCGTCAGCGGCGAATCCGCCGCCCGCCAATCGCAGAACAAACCGTTCAAACAGCGTCGCGACAACGGCCAGAAGCCGCTGCCCGAGGGCAATCCCGCCGCGTTCCGCAGCTGGTTCGTGCCCGAAGGCGTCAGCACCGGTCCGACCGGCCATCGCAACGCCGATCCAAGCGCCCCGCG from Lysobacter sp. harbors:
- a CDS encoding LacI family DNA-binding transcriptional regulator produces the protein MALSVTIKDVARVAKVSVATVSRALNGHDNVAEAVRSRVLAVAHELRYSPHHAARSLSSRRTHTIGVVLPDLYGEFFSELIRGIDHVARECGLHLLVSSYHGHPEEQASALRAMRGRVDGLLVMSPHAGNIDFLSENLAALPAVLINSQPTESQHVAFGIDNYGGARTMMEHLLAAGHRRIAFIAGPPNNFDAFERLRGYRDALLAADATATPWVLPGDFSEASGHRAGQMLLEGSDRPDAVFAANDMMALGCLFALNQGGTRVPDQIALAGFDDIPIARYVAPSLTTMRVNIPELGAHAMRLLLDLQNDEAVSAERLAPLVPELIVRESTRSAGIVRPATVSDGGP
- a CDS encoding BolA family transcriptional regulator produces the protein MVAGQLPREQRVEAIRSRLQAAFAPAELEVIDDSDRHAGHEGAKDGRGHYRVRVVSAVFAGMTPVARHRAVYAALDDLMRTDIHALSIQANT
- a CDS encoding YciI family protein, yielding MWYAIEGYDAPQSLDQRMQARPAHLARLIALKDAGRLLLAGPCPAIDAEDPGPAGFSGSIVIAEFESLVAARAWADADPYVDAGVYARVEVRPFRAVLP
- a CDS encoding segregation/condensation protein A, whose product is MSTETAPDATVPVDTVVASASPEALQPHASQPHAPQQHEMRLATVLGQPVLQIPQDLYIPPDALEVILEAFEGPLDLLLYLIRRQNLDILDIPVAEITKQYVEYIGVMREMRFELAAEYLVMAAILAEIKSRMLLPRPPSDEGDEHDPRADLVRRLQDYERFKQAAEDIDALPRMERDTSPAVAFLPERASVKLPPPVQLKEMLLALHDVLKRAELFTGHSIKREALSVRQRMTDVLTRLGDGSFHRFESLFEPREGKLGVVVTFLSILELAKEQLLDIVQEGPLAPIYLKSLAVGTGSDALVAELSSEFDDDSIEAATQPPAANDDVSA
- the scpB gene encoding SMC-Scp complex subunit ScpB, with the protein product MDQSFITRIVEAALLAANQPLTIVQLRGLFTLDEPAPEGSIEQALIDLRAACEGRGIELAETASGYRFQVQADVHAWVARLWTERQTKYTRATLETLAIIAYRQPITRGEIEQVRGVAVSSNIIKALEEREWIRVIGHRDVPGRPELLGTTRGFLDYFGLKSLDQLPPLSELKDFGELDPQLSFVDPDAPKPAPIVAGIGDDAGPDDAGDEDDANSDSIDSHSTEDNNEHRNDQDTPDDGNETGIAHEAPNDDAIPASDDTHTALVDDDDSTGA
- a CDS encoding pseudouridine synthase, with product MTEKRPSTLSLKREKDAPAEAPRLEERLHKVLAQAGLGSRRALEQRIAEGMVKVNGEVAQTGMSVKGGDRIEIDGKTFVASALTEPARVLMYNKPEGEVTTREDPEGRPTIFEALPVLKGARWIAIGRLDINTTGLLLLTTDGELANAMMHPSFEIEREYVCRVRAPEGEDTVSDKLVDRLRRGVALEDGPAKFDKIERIGGTDSNEWFQVSLSEGRNREVRRLWESQGCQVSRLKRVRYGDVSLPQQLLRSQSQELAAAQVDSLRKKLNLEEGPPPALTLQPVIGQRKAAKSTVHVGREGRSSQAYVNGHNTADEGRELRRFDNVREDRGRFGNKKKRGDLTVSGESAARQSQNKPFKQRRDNGQKPLPEGNPAAFRSWFVPEGVSTGPTGHRNADPSAPRKPYGNKPSGPRPAGNRPVGAGGYAGENRGPGGPRPKRPYGDRPAAAGEQRGPGGPGGPGARPKRPYGDRPAGAGFAGENRGPGGPGGARPKRPYGDRPAGAGFNDDRGPRGPGQGPKPARAGKPYGHPGNAPSFPSDHANPSSFNAFDRPRGPRPAGARPSGPRPNGPRPGGPRPGGPKPGGNRGPRGGGFAGGDR